A stretch of the Candidatus Hydrogenedentota bacterium genome encodes the following:
- a CDS encoding nucleotide exchange factor GrpE: protein MTEENAELEKNLEDKAAQGQPAQEPPAVEETDGTATVPEDADAPETPESIPETVDETARLEAELAVCAAERDGFKDQLLRARAEFDNYRKRIARESEQARLAAAQGLIRDLLPVADNLERALEHAGAGDDGLAGGVRMILRQFQDILAARGLSPIPALGEPFDPNVHEGLAILPSEEHAMGMVMSEYERGYTLGGMVLRPAKVVVSSGPPVEASVLEGGGDAEQAAEPENNKQ from the coding sequence ATGACGGAAGAAAACGCAGAACTGGAAAAAAATCTGGAGGACAAGGCCGCGCAGGGGCAGCCCGCTCAGGAACCGCCCGCTGTGGAGGAGACTGACGGGACGGCGACCGTGCCGGAAGACGCCGACGCGCCGGAGACGCCGGAATCCATCCCCGAGACTGTTGATGAAACAGCCCGGCTCGAGGCGGAATTGGCCGTCTGCGCTGCGGAGCGGGACGGGTTCAAGGACCAGCTCCTGCGCGCCCGCGCGGAGTTCGACAATTACCGCAAGCGCATCGCCCGCGAGTCGGAGCAGGCGCGCCTGGCCGCGGCGCAGGGGCTCATCCGCGATTTGCTTCCCGTGGCGGACAACCTGGAGCGCGCCCTGGAGCACGCAGGCGCGGGCGACGACGGTCTGGCCGGCGGGGTGCGCATGATTCTGCGCCAGTTTCAGGACATACTGGCGGCGCGGGGCCTCTCCCCCATACCGGCGCTGGGCGAGCCCTTCGACCCGAACGTCCACGAGGGGCTGGCCATCCTCCCCTCGGAGGAGCACGCGATGGGGATGGTCATGTCGGAATATGAGCGGGGCTACACGCTGGGCGGCATGGTGCTGCGCCCGGCCAAGGTTGTGGTGAGCAGCGGTCCGCCCGTCGAGGCCTCCGTACTGGAGGGCGGCGGGGACGCTGAACAGGCGGCAGAACCGGAAAACAACAAACAGTAA
- the hrcA gene encoding heat-inducible transcription repressor HrcA, which produces MPETPELNERERAILHAVVQSYITTAEAVGSRTVVRRFGMDLSAATVRNVMADLEELGYLQQLHTSSGRVPTDTGYQYYIRHLMKVQELTQAERARIESEFSQRMNDADDVLRQASHLLALVSHHAGLAETPNDSTAVLARMDLVKISPDRMAVLLVDNFGRVRSMIADIDAAMNAPEMEKLNNFMNDHLRGLPVDQLAGAVGDKVRLFLDEQRKLAQRALEVLMLLPKRPRGQLFLEGASQLFEQPEFQNMEQARGVFNLLEEQDQLLTMLRAAASGENTSSTVLLGGGDGRERMDGLGVVASPYRVGDRKVGMIGVLGPRRMHYSKLMSVVDYTADLVGRLLTRLGV; this is translated from the coding sequence ATGCCGGAAACCCCGGAACTGAACGAGCGCGAGCGCGCCATTCTTCACGCCGTGGTGCAAAGTTATATCACGACGGCTGAGGCGGTGGGTTCACGTACCGTGGTCAGGCGTTTCGGCATGGATTTGAGTGCGGCCACCGTGCGCAATGTGATGGCTGACCTGGAGGAGTTGGGCTATCTCCAGCAACTCCACACAAGTTCCGGCCGCGTGCCCACGGACACGGGATACCAGTATTACATCCGCCATCTTATGAAGGTGCAGGAACTGACCCAGGCGGAGCGGGCGCGGATCGAGTCGGAATTCTCGCAGCGCATGAACGATGCGGACGATGTGCTGCGGCAGGCAAGCCACCTGCTGGCGCTGGTGTCCCATCATGCGGGCCTGGCGGAGACGCCGAACGACAGCACGGCGGTGCTGGCCCGCATGGACCTGGTGAAAATCAGTCCGGACCGCATGGCGGTGCTGCTGGTGGACAATTTTGGCCGGGTGCGCTCGATGATTGCCGACATTGACGCGGCGATGAACGCGCCGGAAATGGAAAAGTTGAACAATTTCATGAACGACCACCTGCGCGGGCTGCCGGTGGACCAGTTGGCAGGCGCCGTCGGGGACAAGGTCCGCCTTTTCCTGGACGAGCAGCGCAAGCTGGCCCAGCGGGCCCTCGAGGTGCTGATGCTCCTCCCAAAAAGGCCGCGCGGCCAGCTCTTTCTCGAAGGCGCCTCGCAGCTTTTCGAGCAGCCTGAGTTTCAAAACATGGAGCAGGCCCGCGGGGTTTTCAACCTCCTCGAGGAGCAGGACCAGCTCCTCACCATGCTCCGCGCCGCGGCCTCGGGCGAGAACACCAGTTCCACCGTGCTGCTCGGCGGCGGGGACGGCAGGGAGCGCATGGACGGGCTGGGTGTCGTCGCCTCCCCCTACAGGGTGGGCGACAGGAAGGTGGGCATGATCGGCGTGCTGGGTCCGCGCCGCATGCACTATTCGAAACTGATGTCCGTGGTGGACTACACGGCGGATCTCGTGGGCCGGCTGCTGACGCGGCTGGGCGTGTGA
- a CDS encoding family 20 glycosylhydrolase, translating to MRTLCAATLLLTLPLFLAACQTAQAPAVAGSETAREVMRETAPPDLELTQPNAPMPDTASLVFLPQPRQITFQEGGALSLANAKPEVKVDPARLPHAQGYLLEISPSGIQITAADPAGAFYAMQTLTQLKRQCPQPYLPQVRVEDWPDFPNRGVMLDVARDKVPRMETLCQLADFFAELKFNQIQLYTEHTFAYRGHETVWAEASPMTPEEIRAFDAYCRDRFIELVPNQNSFGHMERWLKHPAYAHLAERPGAGDLCPVDPASVEFLRGLFDDLLPNFSSKQFNVGCDETFSIGKGRSKEAVQKLGAGRVYLNFLKEIHGLVGAHGRTMQFWGDIIMQYPALIPEIPGGVIAMEWGYEANHPFASHGKKFADSGIPFYVVPGTSSWNSLLGRTDNALENLRNAAVNGRANGAIGFLLTDWGDSGHWQSLPVSFAPFAYGAALSWCQDTNLAIPLAKALDTHVFMDAAGQMGQAVLDLGNAHAKTGVLIGNNSVYYALLLNAVQGSPAGGPLKPMTSTSAQAAMAALKDALDRVEKSRMTRPDAELVKKEFSINGAMAMLALELGRERILAGNVGTAQLPAPVKARLAAQLGDIITRYREIWLIRNRPGGLSDSAGRLEALLQRL from the coding sequence ATGCGTACCCTTTGCGCCGCCACATTGCTGCTGACTCTGCCGCTTTTCCTCGCCGCATGCCAAACCGCGCAGGCCCCCGCCGTCGCGGGTTCTGAAACGGCCCGGGAAGTCATGCGCGAGACGGCCCCGCCGGATTTGGAGCTCACACAGCCCAATGCGCCCATGCCGGACACGGCGTCGCTTGTGTTCCTTCCGCAGCCGCGTCAGATAACTTTCCAGGAAGGCGGCGCGCTTTCTTTGGCAAACGCAAAACCCGAGGTTAAGGTTGACCCGGCGCGATTGCCCCACGCCCAGGGCTATCTGCTGGAAATCTCTCCCTCCGGCATTCAAATCACCGCCGCCGACCCGGCCGGCGCCTTTTACGCCATGCAGACCCTGACTCAGCTCAAGAGGCAGTGCCCGCAGCCGTATCTGCCGCAGGTGCGCGTGGAGGACTGGCCTGACTTCCCCAACCGGGGGGTCATGCTGGATGTCGCCAGGGACAAGGTCCCGCGCATGGAGACCCTCTGTCAATTGGCGGATTTTTTCGCGGAATTAAAGTTCAACCAAATTCAACTCTACACGGAGCACACCTTTGCCTACAGGGGCCACGAGACCGTCTGGGCGGAGGCGTCCCCCATGACCCCGGAGGAAATCCGCGCCTTTGACGCCTACTGCCGGGACCGGTTCATTGAACTGGTGCCCAACCAGAACTCTTTCGGACACATGGAACGCTGGCTGAAACACCCCGCCTATGCGCATTTGGCGGAGCGTCCCGGCGCGGGCGATCTTTGCCCGGTGGACCCGGCCTCTGTCGAGTTTCTTCGCGGCCTCTTTGACGACCTCCTTCCAAACTTCAGCAGCAAACAGTTCAATGTGGGATGCGATGAAACCTTCAGCATCGGCAAAGGCCGCAGCAAAGAGGCCGTGCAAAAACTGGGCGCCGGACGGGTATATCTGAACTTCCTCAAGGAGATTCACGGCCTGGTGGGCGCGCACGGCCGGACCATGCAGTTCTGGGGCGACATCATCATGCAGTACCCGGCGCTTATTCCGGAGATACCCGGCGGGGTGATCGCCATGGAGTGGGGATACGAGGCCAACCACCCCTTCGCCTCCCATGGGAAGAAGTTCGCCGATTCCGGCATCCCCTTCTATGTCGTTCCCGGCACTTCCAGTTGGAACTCCCTGCTGGGCCGCACGGACAACGCCCTGGAGAACCTCCGCAACGCCGCCGTCAACGGCAGGGCGAACGGCGCCATTGGGTTTCTACTCACAGACTGGGGCGACAGCGGACACTGGCAATCCCTGCCGGTATCCTTTGCCCCCTTTGCCTACGGCGCGGCCCTAAGCTGGTGTCAGGACACCAATCTGGCCATCCCGCTGGCAAAGGCGCTGGACACCCATGTGTTCATGGACGCCGCCGGACAGATGGGGCAGGCCGTCCTGGACCTCGGCAACGCGCATGCAAAAACCGGCGTCCTAATCGGAAACAACAGCGTGTATTACGCCCTGCTGCTAAATGCCGTGCAGGGCTCCCCGGCAGGCGGGCCCCTAAAGCCAATGACCTCGACCTCCGCCCAGGCGGCCATGGCCGCGCTCAAGGACGCCCTTGACCGGGTGGAAAAAAGCCGGATGACCCGGCCCGACGCCGAACTTGTCAAGAAGGAATTCTCCATCAACGGCGCCATGGCCATGCTGGCGCTGGAACTGGGGCGTGAGCGCATTCTGGCCGGCAACGTCGGCACCGCCCAGCTTCCCGCACCGGTCAAAGCCCGTCTCGCCGCCCAACTCGGAGACATTATCACCCGTTATCGGGAAATTTGGCTGATTAGAAACCGTCCCGGGGGTCTTTCAGACAGTGCCGGACGCTTGGAGGCGCTGCTCCAGCGGCTGTGA